One window of the Rosa rugosa chromosome 3, drRosRugo1.1, whole genome shotgun sequence genome contains the following:
- the LOC133741074 gene encoding homogentisate phytyltransferase 1, chloroplastic-like, with protein sequence MPLLQVVAPAPVKLRQCNLLIKNKSNKPLPFPSLQPHYRYYHSSSLGGSIVTANANPNLNIPNCDDRQITVTKRRGDHGRKKHNGAPLSYASQSQSRSEKIDVNIDGQSLNRFQIGGRFSKQWDAFHRFCRPHTVIGTVIGILSVSLLPLEQIGDLSPAFFIGILKALVPSVLMNIYVVGLNQVFDVEIDKVNKPDLPLASGEFSMGTGITIVSTVLLMSFAMGVMFKSPPLFSALAISFFLGSAYSIEHPLLRWKRHAILAAACILIVRAVVVQLAFFVHIQKYVLGREISITRPLVFAVVFMCIFSSVIALFKDIPDVDGDRDFGIQSFSVSLGQEKVYWVCVNMLLLAYGAAVVIGASSSFLPSKVFTIIGHGALASLLWLRAQSTDIANKASLTSFYMFIWKLFYAEYLLIPFVR encoded by the exons ATGCCCCTCCTTCAAGTAGTAGCGCCGGCGCCAGTGAAGCTAAGACAGTGCAACTTATTAATCAAGAACAAAAGCAACAAGCCATTGCCCTTCCCTTCCCTGCAGCCACATTATCGTTATTATCATTCATCATCTTTAGGTGGCAGCATTGTTACTGCCAATGCAAATCCAAATCTAAATATTCCAAACTGTGATGATCGGCAAATCACAGTAACCAAAAGAAGAGGAGACCATGGTCGTAAAAAACATAACGGGGCACCGTTGTCCTATGCCTCACAATCACAATCACGATCAGAGAAGATCGATGTTAATATTGATGGACAATCCCTGAATAGATTTCAGATTGGCGGCCGCTTTTCTAAACAATGGGACGCTTTTCATCGCTTTTGTCGTCCTCATACTGTAATCGGCACT GTTATAGGTATATTATCGGTCTCTCTTCTTCCATTGGAACAAATTGGGGACTTGTCTCCTGCATTTTTTATAGGAATACTGAAG GCATTGGTTCCCTCGGTGTTAATGAACATCTATGTGGTGGGATTGAATCAAGTGTTTGATGTCGAAATAGACaag GTTAACAAACCTGATCTCCCACTAGCTTCTGGTGAATTCTCTATGGGAACTGGGATCACAATCGTTTCCACAGTTTTGCTGATG AGTTTTGCTATGGGAGTTATGTTCAAGTCTCCACCTCTGTTCTCTGCCCTTGCCATTAGCTTTTTTCTTGGAAGTGCTTATTCCATTGAG CATCCGCTGCTCAGGTGGAAGAGACATGCAATTCTTGCTGCTGCTTGCATCCTAATTGTGAGAGCTGTCGTCGTCCAGCTTGCCTTCTTTGTACACATCCAG AAGTATGTGCTTGGTAGAGAAATTTCAATTACAAGACCATTGGTATTTGCAGTGGTTTTCATGTGCATCTTCTCCTCTGTTATTGCGTTGTTCAAG GATATACCTGATGTGGATGGTGATAGAGATTTTGGTATCCAATCTTTCAGTGTCAGCCTTGGGCAAGAAAAG GTGTATTGGGTTTGTGTAAATATGTTGTTACTGGCATATGGGGCAGCAGTGGTGATTGGAGCCTCTTCTTCCTTCCTACCAAGCAAGGTTTTCACT ATAATAGGTCATGGTGCACTGGCTTCCCTTCTGTGGCTTCGAGCTCAATCAACAGATATAGCCAATAAAGCCTCCCTAACTTCTTTTTACATGTTCATTTGGAAG CTGTTTTACGCCGAGTATCTGCTTATTCCTTTTGTACGTTGA
- the LOC133739474 gene encoding large ribosomal subunit protein eL39z/eL39x-like: MPSHKSLIIKKKLGKKMRQNRPIPHWIRLRTDNKIRYNAKRRHWRRTKLGF; this comes from the exons atg CCTTCACACAAGAGCCTCATCATCAAGAAGAAGCTTGGTAAGAAGATGAGGCAGAACAGGCCCATCCCTCACTGGATCCGTCTCAGGACTGACAACAAAATCAG GTACAATGCTAAGCGCAGGCACTGGCGCCGCACCAAGCTCGGGTTCTGA
- the LOC133739309 gene encoding aspartate aminotransferase, chloroplastic, with the protein MASTMLSLASVSPSSSPISIHDTHKGKIKLGSLEKSNLFLKTESVGRVSMVAAVNTSRFDGVTMAPPDPILGVSEAFKASTNDKKLNLGVGAYRTEELQPYVLTVVNKAENLMLQRGENKEYLPIEGLAAFNKATAELLFGADNPVIQEQRVATVQGLSGTGSLRLAAAFIERYFPGAKALISSPTWGNHKNIFNDAGVPWSEYRYYDPKTVGLDFEGMIADIKAAPEGSFVLLHGCAHNPTGIDPTPDQWEKIADVIQEKNHIPFFDVAYQGFASGSLDADAASVRLFAARGMELLVAQSYSKNLGLYAERIGAINVVLTSSDTAVRVKSQLKRLARPMYSNPPIHGAKIVANIVGDPTLFSEWKAEMEMMAGRIKNVRQKLYDSLCAKDKSGKDWSFILKQIGMFSFTGLNKTQTENMTNKWHVFMTKDGRISLAGLNLAKCEYLSDAIIDSYHNVS; encoded by the exons ATGGCTTCAACCATGCTGTCCTTGGCTTCTGTCTCTCCGTCATCTTCCCCCATATCAATCCATGACACTCACAAG GGGAAGATCAAGCTTGGTAGTTTGGAGAAAAGCAATCTATTTCTAAAGACCGAG TCTGTTGGTCGGGTATCTATGGTTGCTGCTGTGAACACTTCTCGATTCGACGGTGTGACCATGGCCCCACCTGACCCTATTCTTGGAGTTTCTGAAGCATTCAAAGCTAGCACAAATGACAAGAAGCTCAACCTTGGAGTTGGGGCATACCGCACAGAAGAACTCCAGCCATATGTGCTTACTGTTGTTAACAAG GCAGAGAATCTTATGCTTCAAAGGGGGGAAAACAAAGAG TACCTCCCAATTGAAGGTTTGGCAGCATTCAACAAAGCAACTGCAGAGTTATTATTTGGAGCAGACAACCCAGTAATACAGGAGCAAAGG GTCGCAACTGTTCAAGGTCTGTCAGGAACTGGTTCTCTTCGTCTTGCTGCAGCTTTTATAGAACGATATTTTCCTGGAGCCAAAGCTTTAATATCATCTCCGACCTGGG GTAATCACAAGAATATTTTTAATGACGCTGGAGTTCCCTGGTCTGAGTACCGATACTATGATCCAAAAACAGTTGGTTTGGACTTTGAGGGGATGATAGCGGACATAAAG GCAGCACCTGAAGGATCTTTTGTGTTGCTTCATGGCTGTGCTCACAACCCTACTGGCATAGATCCAACCCCTGACCAGTGGGAAAAAATTGCTGATGTCATTCAAGAGAAAAACCATATCCCCTTTTTTGATGTTGCATACCAG ggatttgctagtgGAAGCTTGGATGCTGATGCTGCATCTGTCAGATTGTTTGCTGCACGTGGTATGGAGCTCCTGGTTGCTCAGTCGTACAGTAAAAACCTTGGTCTCTATGCTGAAAGAATTGGAGCAATTAATGTTGTCTTGACCTCATCTGATACAGCAGTAAG GGTAAAGAGTCAACTGAAGAGGCTTGCTCGACCTATGTACTCAAACCCGCCTATTCACGGGGCTAAGATCGTGGCCAATATTGTTGGGGATCCGACACTTTTCAGTGAGTGGAAAGCAGAGATGGAAATGATGGCTGGAAGAATCAAGAATGTGAGACAAAAACTATACGATAGCCTGTGCGCAAAAGATAAGAGTGGAAAGGATTGGTCATTTATACTTAAGCAGATTGGCATGTTTTCATTCACAGGCTTGAACAAAACTCAG ACTGAGAATATGACAAACAAGTGGCATGTATTCATGACAAAGGACGGAAGAATATCCCTGGCAGGATTGAATTTGGCGAAATGTGAATACCTTTCAGATGCCATCATTGATTCGTACCACAATGTGAGTTGA
- the LOC133735746 gene encoding uncharacterized protein LOC133735746: MGSIPKQPLFCLKWPWDMNQNPQTNTPSVCSFEGPWIFKSMQSLGSVAFNFVQSVSKSPSSLVNHFKPLQFDARTNQSKSLSPEEQAEAEHRAFASALASNKEATMLEFYSPKCRLCGSLLNSVVEVERRNSDWLNIVMADAENDKWLPELLHYDIRYVPCFVLLDKKGRALAKTGIPNSRLHVLAGLSHLLKMKCPSKRTS, translated from the exons ATGGGCTCTATTCCCAAACAGCCTTTGTTCTGCCTAAAATGGCCATGGGACATGAACCAGAATCCTCAGACTAATACTCCTAGTGTTTGCTCCTTTGAGGGCCCTTGGATATTCAAATCTATGCAAAGTCTTGGGTCCGTTGCGTTCAATTTCGTCCAGTCAGTTTCCAAGTCACCGTCTTCGTTAGTCAACCATTTTAAGCCCTTGCAGTTTGATGCAAGAACCAACCAAAGTAAGAGTCTGAGTCCTGAAGAGCAGGCGGAGGCAGAGCATAGAGCATTCGCCTCCGCATTGGCAAGCAATAAAGAGGCTAcaatgcttgagttttactcgCCCAAATGCAGGCTGTGCGGTTCTTTACTTAATTCTGTAGTGGAGGTTGAGCGTAGGAACTCAGACTGGCTTAACATTGTTATGGCAGATGCAGAGAATGACAAATGGCTACCCGAG CTCCTTCATTACGACATTAGATATGTACCTTGCTTTGTATTACTGGACAAGAAGGGGAGGGCACTGGCAAAGACTGGTATTCCAAATAGTCGACTACATGTATTAGCAGGTCTCTCTCATCTTCTGAAGATGAAGTGTCCTAGCAAAAGAACAAGCTAA
- the LOC133735744 gene encoding uncharacterized protein LOC133735744 isoform X2 encodes MTVERLLHCWDWPAPYPGAESLLQIVHCAIPQVYFESGPSLSAAELTLHVLDSLYKKLDEVCLVRGGEDEDYQMLLHLFIGTILPYIEGLDSWLFEGTLDDPYEEMFFYPNRAVSVDKADFWEKSYLLRQVRGQILDVGRAAPSLASDRASVINDKRGVGQRESISCPLFIKDIAKSIVSAGKSLQLIRHIPMTSLGEGNYCAIDGFGSSNKGVHRGESIAGLTLSEVFCVSLAGLVGHGDHIFQSIASKQKPESDDGVIESVRSSEKPWCKILVDTLLEKRLIETNSPHADGKAFPGAKEESMFSDLVDKCPLSRSFCQENPVTTVCQKILSKNGDAWKTLNLSRNFSLPPLNDEVLRAAIFGGDSGSTSSAKGTNYTFGFRFGESEHIRSQDDSKMLQMLFPFPTLLPSFEDDLRMSELLPFQKNSTLPSRVLTWIQYFEPRSTPLPVVIVQECLTAYIQKQVDCIGRHVLSKLMNDWKLMDELAVLRAIYLLGSGDLLQHFLTIIFNKLDKGETWDDDFELNTILQESIRNSADGVLLSVPDSLIVSLTKNQDLNGNEQPSMASLPSTPRKSRANSFGMDGLDLLQFTYKVSWPLELIANAEAIKKYNQVMGFLLKVKRAKFVLDKARRWMWKGRGRAANSFKHHWLVEQKLLHFVDAFHQYVMDRVYHNAWRELCEGMAAARSLDEVIEVHESYLLSIQRQCFVVPDKLWALIATRINNILGLALDFYSIQLTLSGGAVSAIKAKCEMEVERIEKQFDDCIAFLLRVLSFKLNVGHFPHLADLVTRINYNHFYMSDTGNLRTLPSSENVASRLGKAFLGRTD; translated from the exons ATGACAGTGGAGCGACTCCTACATTGTTGGGATTGGCCAGCTCCTTATCCAG GTGCGGAGTCTCTGTTGCAAATAGTGCATTGTGCCATTCCCCAAGTGTATTTTGAGTCCGGTCCTTCTCTTTCTGCTGCTGAGTTGACTCTTCATGTCCTTGACTCTCTTTACAAGAAACTAGATGAAGTATGCCTTGTCCGAGGTGGTGAG GACGAAGATTACCAGATGTTACTTCATTTATTTATTGGAACTATATTGCCATACATTGAGGGTCTTGATTCTTGGCTTTTTGAAGGAACACTTGATGATCCCTATGAGGAG ATGTTCTTCTATCCCAATAGAGCAGTTTCAGTTGATAAGGCTGACTTCTGGGAGAAGAGCTATCTATTGAGGCAAGTGCGGGGTCAAATCTTAGACGTTGGGCGTGCTGCTCCATCTCTTGCCAGTGACCGTGCATCTGTAATAAATGACAAAAGGGGAGTGGGTCAGAGGGAATCCATCTCATGTCCGTTGTTTATTAAGGACATAGCTAAGTCGATCGTTTCTGCTGGAAAATCATTACAGCTGATCCGGCATATTCCTATGACTTCTTTAGGTGAAGGAAATTACTGTGCGATTGATGGTTTTGGCAGTTCGAATAAAGGTGTTCACCGTGGGGAGAGCATTGCAGGTTTAACTTTGTCAGAAGTTTTTTGCGTGTCATTAGCAGGTCTTGTAGGACATGGCGATCATATCTTTCAGTCTATTGCAAGTAAACAAAAACCGGAAAGTGATGATGGTGTGATTGAGTCAGTAAGAAGCTCAGAAAAACCTTGGTGTAAGATCTTGGTTGATACGCTGTTGGAAAAAAGATTGATTGAAACCAACTCTCCACATGCGGATGGAAAAGCATTCCCTGGTGCGAAAGAAGAGAGTATGTTTTCAGATTTGGTAGACAAATGTCCCCTTTCAAGATCCTTCTGTCAAGAAAATCCAGTTACAACAGTCTGCCAAAAAATCCTTTCTAAGAATGGGGATGCATGGAAAACCTTGAACTTATCTAGAAATTTTAGCCTGCCCCCTTTAAATGATGAAGTTCTACGAGCGGCTATATTTGGCGGGGATAGTGGATCAACTTCTTCGGCCAAAGGAACCAACTATACATTTGGTTTTCGGTTTGGTGAATCTGAACATATTCGTTCACAAGACGACTCAAAAATGTTACAAATGTTGTTTCCTTTTCCcactcttcttccttcttttgaG GATGATCTCCGCATGTCAGAGCTCTTACCTTTCCAGAAAAATAGCACCCTTCCATCTAGAGTTCTTACTTGGATTCAGTATTTTGAACCGAGAAGTACTCCACTTCCTGTGGTTATAGTGCAGGAATGTCTTACTGCCTACATTCAGAAGCAG GTGGATTGTATTGGCAGGCATGTATTGTCGAAATTGATGAATGATTGGAAGTTGATGGATGAACTGGCAGTGTTGCGTGCTATTTACTTGTTAGGGTCAG GTGATCTACTACAGCACTTCTTGACCATAATTTTCAATAAGCTGGATAAAGGAGAAACATGGGATGATGATTTCGAGTTAAACACTATATTGCAG GAATCTATAAGAAACTCTGCTGATGGTGTGCTACTAAGTGTTCCTGATTCATTGATTGTATCCCTCACCAAAAATCAAGATTTGAATGGCAATGAGCAGCCTAGCATGGCTTCCCTTCCCTCAACTCCTCGTAAAAGTCGTGCTAACAGCTTTGGAATGGATGGACTTGATCTACTACAATTTACATACAAG GTCTCTTGGCCACTTGAACTTATTGCAAATGCAGAAGCGATCAAGAAATATAACCAA GTCATGGGATTCTTGCTGAAGGTCAAGCGAGCAAAGTTTGTACTGGATAAAGCTCGAAGATGGATGTGGAAG GGTAGAGGCAGGGCAGCGAACAGCTTTAAGCATCACTGGTTAGTGGAGCAGAAACTTCTCCATTTTGTGGATGCGTTTCACCAGTATGTGATGGACaga GTGTATCACAATGCATGGCGTGAACTTTGTGAAGGTATGGCAGCCGCTCGTTCTCTGGATGAAGTCATTGAAGTGCATGAGTCATACTTGTTGTCAATTCAGCGACAGTGCTTTGTAGTTCCAGATAAGCTG TGGGCTCTCATTGCAACCAGGATAAACAACATTTTGGGATTAGCATTGGACTTTTACTCTATACAGCTGACACTTAGTGGTGGAGCAGTTTCTGCAATCAAGGCCAAATGTGAAATGGAAGTTGAACGTATTGAGAAACAGTTTGATGATTGCATCGCTTTTCTGCTCAGA GTACTCTCCTTCAAACTCAATGTAGGGCACTTCCCTCATTTAGCAGATTTGGTTACTAGGATCAACTACAACCACTTTTACATGTCAGATACTGGAAACCTAAGGACTCTCCCAAGCTCTGAAAATGTTGCTTCTAGACTGGGAAAAGCTTTTTTAGGTAGAACAGACTGA
- the LOC133735744 gene encoding uncharacterized protein LOC133735744 isoform X1, with amino-acid sequence MKLVEPEELGLGQGVKLFEMGKPLCYDAGNAEEVSQALINQIYGVFSHGLHFASSPVSSLRTNELDLVRSVLQMLQGYSSSLFYWDHNNGNSFQAKTGIYVNHLSHTSLHAIVSQFMYAATCLQLIQIVVDKVEKSARLPPPTLRAFVSSVSAWLKRWRDIALKEEVRVSKDDSGATPTLLGLASSLSSLCSGAESLLQIVHCAIPQVYFESGPSLSAAELTLHVLDSLYKKLDEVCLVRGGEDEDYQMLLHLFIGTILPYIEGLDSWLFEGTLDDPYEEMFFYPNRAVSVDKADFWEKSYLLRQVRGQILDVGRAAPSLASDRASVINDKRGVGQRESISCPLFIKDIAKSIVSAGKSLQLIRHIPMTSLGEGNYCAIDGFGSSNKGVHRGESIAGLTLSEVFCVSLAGLVGHGDHIFQSIASKQKPESDDGVIESVRSSEKPWCKILVDTLLEKRLIETNSPHADGKAFPGAKEESMFSDLVDKCPLSRSFCQENPVTTVCQKILSKNGDAWKTLNLSRNFSLPPLNDEVLRAAIFGGDSGSTSSAKGTNYTFGFRFGESEHIRSQDDSKMLQMLFPFPTLLPSFEDDLRMSELLPFQKNSTLPSRVLTWIQYFEPRSTPLPVVIVQECLTAYIQKQVDCIGRHVLSKLMNDWKLMDELAVLRAIYLLGSGDLLQHFLTIIFNKLDKGETWDDDFELNTILQESIRNSADGVLLSVPDSLIVSLTKNQDLNGNEQPSMASLPSTPRKSRANSFGMDGLDLLQFTYKVSWPLELIANAEAIKKYNQVMGFLLKVKRAKFVLDKARRWMWKGRGRAANSFKHHWLVEQKLLHFVDAFHQYVMDRVYHNAWRELCEGMAAARSLDEVIEVHESYLLSIQRQCFVVPDKLWALIATRINNILGLALDFYSIQLTLSGGAVSAIKAKCEMEVERIEKQFDDCIAFLLRVLSFKLNVGHFPHLADLVTRINYNHFYMSDTGNLRTLPSSENVASRLGKAFLGRTD; translated from the exons ATGAAATTGGTAGAGCCCGAAGAACTGGGATTAGGGCAGGGGGTCAAATTGTTCGAGATGGGGAAGCCTCTCTGCTACG ATGCAGGGAATGCAGAAGAAGTTTCTCAAGCTCTAATCAACCAGATCTACGGCGTTTTCTCCCATGGCCTCCATTTCGCATCATCACCAGTCTCCTCCTTGAGAACCAACGAACTCGATTTg GTTCGGAGTGTGTTACAAATGTTACAAGGATATTCCAGTTCACTATTTTATTGGGATCATAATAATGGAAACTCTTTTCAAGCCAAAACTGGGATATATGTTAATCACCTCTCCCATACAAGTCTCCACGCCATTGTCAGTCAGTTTATGTATGCTGCAACTTGCTTGCAACTCATACAAATTGTGGTCGACAAAGTCGAGAAATCTGCGAGATTACCTCCTCCTACTTTGAGGGCTTTTGTGTCTTCTGTTTCTGCATGGCTTAAG AGGTGGCGTGATATTGCTTTAAAGGAGGAAGTGCGGGTAAGCAAAGATGACAGTGGAGCGACTCCTACATTGTTGGGATTGGCCAGCTCCTTATCCAG TCTATGCTCAGGTGCGGAGTCTCTGTTGCAAATAGTGCATTGTGCCATTCCCCAAGTGTATTTTGAGTCCGGTCCTTCTCTTTCTGCTGCTGAGTTGACTCTTCATGTCCTTGACTCTCTTTACAAGAAACTAGATGAAGTATGCCTTGTCCGAGGTGGTGAG GACGAAGATTACCAGATGTTACTTCATTTATTTATTGGAACTATATTGCCATACATTGAGGGTCTTGATTCTTGGCTTTTTGAAGGAACACTTGATGATCCCTATGAGGAG ATGTTCTTCTATCCCAATAGAGCAGTTTCAGTTGATAAGGCTGACTTCTGGGAGAAGAGCTATCTATTGAGGCAAGTGCGGGGTCAAATCTTAGACGTTGGGCGTGCTGCTCCATCTCTTGCCAGTGACCGTGCATCTGTAATAAATGACAAAAGGGGAGTGGGTCAGAGGGAATCCATCTCATGTCCGTTGTTTATTAAGGACATAGCTAAGTCGATCGTTTCTGCTGGAAAATCATTACAGCTGATCCGGCATATTCCTATGACTTCTTTAGGTGAAGGAAATTACTGTGCGATTGATGGTTTTGGCAGTTCGAATAAAGGTGTTCACCGTGGGGAGAGCATTGCAGGTTTAACTTTGTCAGAAGTTTTTTGCGTGTCATTAGCAGGTCTTGTAGGACATGGCGATCATATCTTTCAGTCTATTGCAAGTAAACAAAAACCGGAAAGTGATGATGGTGTGATTGAGTCAGTAAGAAGCTCAGAAAAACCTTGGTGTAAGATCTTGGTTGATACGCTGTTGGAAAAAAGATTGATTGAAACCAACTCTCCACATGCGGATGGAAAAGCATTCCCTGGTGCGAAAGAAGAGAGTATGTTTTCAGATTTGGTAGACAAATGTCCCCTTTCAAGATCCTTCTGTCAAGAAAATCCAGTTACAACAGTCTGCCAAAAAATCCTTTCTAAGAATGGGGATGCATGGAAAACCTTGAACTTATCTAGAAATTTTAGCCTGCCCCCTTTAAATGATGAAGTTCTACGAGCGGCTATATTTGGCGGGGATAGTGGATCAACTTCTTCGGCCAAAGGAACCAACTATACATTTGGTTTTCGGTTTGGTGAATCTGAACATATTCGTTCACAAGACGACTCAAAAATGTTACAAATGTTGTTTCCTTTTCCcactcttcttccttcttttgaG GATGATCTCCGCATGTCAGAGCTCTTACCTTTCCAGAAAAATAGCACCCTTCCATCTAGAGTTCTTACTTGGATTCAGTATTTTGAACCGAGAAGTACTCCACTTCCTGTGGTTATAGTGCAGGAATGTCTTACTGCCTACATTCAGAAGCAG GTGGATTGTATTGGCAGGCATGTATTGTCGAAATTGATGAATGATTGGAAGTTGATGGATGAACTGGCAGTGTTGCGTGCTATTTACTTGTTAGGGTCAG GTGATCTACTACAGCACTTCTTGACCATAATTTTCAATAAGCTGGATAAAGGAGAAACATGGGATGATGATTTCGAGTTAAACACTATATTGCAG GAATCTATAAGAAACTCTGCTGATGGTGTGCTACTAAGTGTTCCTGATTCATTGATTGTATCCCTCACCAAAAATCAAGATTTGAATGGCAATGAGCAGCCTAGCATGGCTTCCCTTCCCTCAACTCCTCGTAAAAGTCGTGCTAACAGCTTTGGAATGGATGGACTTGATCTACTACAATTTACATACAAG GTCTCTTGGCCACTTGAACTTATTGCAAATGCAGAAGCGATCAAGAAATATAACCAA GTCATGGGATTCTTGCTGAAGGTCAAGCGAGCAAAGTTTGTACTGGATAAAGCTCGAAGATGGATGTGGAAG GGTAGAGGCAGGGCAGCGAACAGCTTTAAGCATCACTGGTTAGTGGAGCAGAAACTTCTCCATTTTGTGGATGCGTTTCACCAGTATGTGATGGACaga GTGTATCACAATGCATGGCGTGAACTTTGTGAAGGTATGGCAGCCGCTCGTTCTCTGGATGAAGTCATTGAAGTGCATGAGTCATACTTGTTGTCAATTCAGCGACAGTGCTTTGTAGTTCCAGATAAGCTG TGGGCTCTCATTGCAACCAGGATAAACAACATTTTGGGATTAGCATTGGACTTTTACTCTATACAGCTGACACTTAGTGGTGGAGCAGTTTCTGCAATCAAGGCCAAATGTGAAATGGAAGTTGAACGTATTGAGAAACAGTTTGATGATTGCATCGCTTTTCTGCTCAGA GTACTCTCCTTCAAACTCAATGTAGGGCACTTCCCTCATTTAGCAGATTTGGTTACTAGGATCAACTACAACCACTTTTACATGTCAGATACTGGAAACCTAAGGACTCTCCCAAGCTCTGAAAATGTTGCTTCTAGACTGGGAAAAGCTTTTTTAGGTAGAACAGACTGA
- the LOC133735745 gene encoding protein OSB1, mitochondrial-like — protein sequence MREVLGKPRRLQTPDHHHMKAFRLLFPPKPPLFIQRLTAYSSSAANPRFSDSFFEDEEGSGVYQHKLKFQRPTTIQRRQNPGPVNSASFIGSVILPLRVANTGHGGRFGVHTLLSVRNCPQSDSSFRILLKMWDEMAVLSFKHLKPNDFIYVSGHLGSYTKNDPDGRITLYHELVVQELNYVAQNGPGPRSENHEEPQSDAGETGLEKCRERLHLWQVFFANPYDWWDNRKTKLNSRRPDFKHKYMDEALWLTQDDPPWIKKQIHRLDLRMAEQGHGEQVGQHRRISKWEYDE from the exons ATGCGGGAAGTGCTCGGAAAACCCCGCCGCCTCCAAACTCCGGATCACCATCATATGAAGGCGTTTCGTCTCCTATTTCCGCCGAAACCGCCTTTATTTATTCAAAGGCTCACCGCCTATTCGTCTTCAGCCGCTAACCCTAGGTTTTCCGATTCTTTCTTCGAAGATGAAGAAGGCAGCGGAGTTTACCAGCACAAACTCAAGTTCCAGCGTCCCACCACAATCCAACGGCGACAGAATCCGGGTCCGGTCAACTCTGCTAGCTTCATTGGCTCCGTGATCCTCCCCCTCCGGGTCGCAAACACCGGCCACGGCGGTCGTTTTGGCGTTCACACTCTTCTCAGCGTCAGAAATTGCCCCCAGTCTGATAGCAGTTTCCG GATATTACTGAAGATGTGGGACGAGATGGCAGTATTGTCTTTCAAACATTTGAAACCAAATGATTTTATTTATGTCTCAGGTCATCTAGGTTCTTACACAAAGAATGATCCGGATGGGAGGATCACACTGTATCACGAG TTAGTTGTACAGGAGTTGAATTACGTGGCACAAAACGGACCAGGACCAAGATCTGAAAATCATGAGGAACCACAATCTGATGCAG GTGAAACTGGTTTGGAGAAGTGTAGGGAACGCCTTCACTTATGGCAAGTATTTTTTGCCAATCCATATGATTGGTGGGATAACAGGAAGACAAAGTTGAATTCAAGACGACCAGATTTTAAGCACAAGTATATGGATGAAGCTCTCTGGCTGACCCAAGATGATCCTCCATGGATTAAAAAACAAATTCATCGGCTTGACTTGAGAATGGCAGAACAAGGCCATGGCGAACAAGTAGGTCAGCATCGTCGTATCTCCAAGTGGGAGTACGATGAGTAG